In a single window of the Bos javanicus breed banteng chromosome 16, ARS-OSU_banteng_1.0, whole genome shotgun sequence genome:
- the MXRA8 gene encoding matrix remodeling-associated protein 8, which yields MELRAWVLLWRLVLLQSSAVLLSSGPSGPATSDRSVVSESTVSWAAGARAVLRCQSPRMVWTQDRLHDRQRVVHWDLSGSKAGGPARRLVDMYSTGEQRVGEQRLGEQRVGEQRVYEPRDRGRLLLPPSAFHDGNFSLFIRAVEETDEGLYTCNLHHHYCHLYESLAVSLEVTDDPRAAGAHWDGEKEVLAVERGAPALLTCVNRAHVWTDRHLEEAQQVVHWDRQPPGVPHDRADRLLDLYASGERRAYGPPFLRDRVAVEADAFARGDFSLLIDPVEPADEGTYSCHLHHHYCGLHERRVFHLRVTEPAARPPPPPRDSPGNGSSHSGAPGPGARDPTLTRGRSVINVIVPEGRAHFFQQLGYVLATLLLFILLLITVVLATRQRRRGGYEYSNKKSKSKGKDINMAEFAVASGDQSLYRSEDIRLDYKNNILKERAEVAHSLPPAKNIDLDKEFRKEYCK from the exons ATGGAGCTGCGGGCCTGGGTCCTGCTCTGGAGACTTGTGCTTCTGCAGA GTTCTGCCGTCCTTCTGTCTTCAG GGCCATCAGGGCCCGCGACCTCCGACAGGTCCGTGGTGTCCGAGTCCACAGTAAGCTGGGCAGCAGGCGCCCGGGCGGTGCTGCGCTGCCAGAGCCCGCGCATGGTGTGGACCCAAGACAGGCTGCATGACCGCCAGCGCGTCGTCCACTGGGACCTCAGCGGCAGCAAGGCTGGCGGCCCCGCGCGCCGACTGGTGGACATGTACTCGACGGGCGAGCAGCGCGTGGGCGAGCAGCGCTTGGGCGAGCAGCGCGTGGGCGAGCAGCGCGTGTACGAGCCGCGCGACCGCGGCCGCCTCCTGCTGCCTCCCTCCGCCTTCCACGATGGCAACTTCTCGCTGTTCATCCGAG CGGTGGAGGAGACTGACGAGGGGCTGTACACCTGTAATCTTCACCACCATTACTGCCACCTCTACGAGAGCCTGGCCGTGAGCCTCGAGGTTACCGACGACC CCCGGGCCGCCGGCGCGCACTGGGACGGCGAGAAAGAGGTGCTGGCTGTGGAGCGCGGCGCGCCTGCGTTGCTGACGTGCGTGAACCGCGCGCACGTGTGGACTGACAGACACTTGGAGGAAGCGCAGCAGGTTGTGCACTGGGACCGCCAGCCTCCCGGGGTGCCGCACGACCGTGCGGACCGCCTGCTCGACCTTTACGCGTCCGGCGAGCGCCGCGCCTACGGGCCGCCCTTCCTGCGCGACCGCGTGGCCGTGGAGGCGGACGCGTTCGCGCGCGGCGACTTCTCGCTGCTTATCGACCCGGTGGAGCCTGCAGACGAGGGCACCTACTCCTGCCACCTGCACCACCACTACTGCGGCCTGCACGAGCGCCGCGTCTTCCACCTGAGGGTCACCGAGCCAGCTGcccggccgcccccgcccccgcgggACTCCCCGGGCAATGGCTCCAGCCACAGCGGCGCGCCCGGCCCAGGTGCAAGAG ATCCCACCCTGACGCGAGGCCGCAGCGTCATCAACGTCATCGTCCCCGAGGGCCGAGCCCACTTCTTCCAGCAGCTGGGCTACGTGCTGGCCACCCTGCTGCTCTTCATCCTGCTGCTCATCACGGTCGTTCTGGCCACCCGGCAGCGCCGCCGTGGAG GCTACGAATACTCCAACAAGAAGTCCAAGTCAAAGGG gaaagacataaacatggCAGAGTTTGCTGTGGCCTCCGGGGACCAGTCTCTTTACAGGAGTGAGGACATTCGACTAG ATTACAAAAACAACATCCTGAAGGAGAGGGCTGAGGTGGCCCATAGCCTCCCACCGGCCAAGAACATCGACTTGGACAAAG AGTTCAGGAAGGAGTACTGCAAATAA